The Coregonus clupeaformis isolate EN_2021a chromosome 3, ASM2061545v1, whole genome shotgun sequence genome includes a region encoding these proteins:
- the elovl6 gene encoding elongation of very long chain fatty acids protein 6, translating to MSVLALQEYEFERQFNEDEAIRWMQENWKKSFLFSALYAACILGGRHVMKQREKFNLRKPLVLWSLTLAVFSIFGAVRTGSYMTYILMTKGLKQSVCDQSFYNGPVSKFWAYAFVLSKAPELGDTLFIVLRKQKLIFLHWYHHITVLLYSWYSYKDMVAGGGWFMTMNYLVHAVMYSYYALRAAGFKVSRKFAMFITLTQITQMLVGCVVNYLVYSWMQQGQECPSHVQNIVWSSLMYLSYFVLFCQFFHEAYIDKTKKAAAAKAEAAAAAARKTQ from the exons GAAGAAGTCCTTCCTCTTCTCGGCCCTCTATGCTGCCTGCATACTCGGTGGCCGCCATGTgatgaaacagagggagaaattCAATCTGAGGAAACCGCTGGTGCTATGGTCCCTCACCCTCGCAGTGTTCAG TATATTTGGTGCTGTCCGCACTGGAAGCTACATGACATACATTCTGATGACTAAAGGGCTCAAGCAGTCGGTGTGTGATCAGAGTTTCTACAACGGGCCGGTCAGCAAGTTCTGGGCCTACGCCTTTGTGCTCAGTAAAGCACCAGAATTGG GTGACACCCTGTTCATCGTGCTGCGGAAGCAGAAGCTCATCTTCCTCCACTGGTACCATCACATCACTGTTCTGCTCTACTCCTGGTACTCCTACAAGGACATGGTGGCTGGCGGCGGCTGGTTCATGACCATGAACTACCTGGTCCACGCCGTCATGTACTCTTACTACGCCCTGAGAGCGGCCGGCTTCAAGGTCTCAAGGAAATTCGCCATGTTCATCACGCTCACGCAGATCACCCAGATGCTGGTGGGCTGCGTGGTGAACTACCTGGTTTACTCGTGGATGCAGCAGGGTCAGGAGTGCCCGTCTCACGTGCAGAACATTGTGTGGTCCTCACTCATGTACCTCAGCTACTTTGTGCTCTTCTGTCAGTTCTTCCATGAGGCCTACATTGACAAGACCAAGAAGGCCGCCGCAGCTAAAGCAGAAGCCGCCGCCGCAGCCGCTAGGAAGACCCAGTAG